In Rosa rugosa chromosome 4, drRosRugo1.1, whole genome shotgun sequence, the genomic stretch aaatatatgaacttgatcgacaacggttcatgggtaagttaaaacaatgttttgatataaaatgattttcgagtagttaatttataaaactatagttggtattagtggtcattcctacgtgaatgactacgtatatatatttttacgtggaatatatatatggatggagtggcgttgtgatatgtatatgtttgatggttatattgttgaaagagtgaattgaaaatgtgatgtGACATTGTGAGTCGTGTGGGATTTCCTTAAAAAGGttttattctgaggaccgaaaggtctgaagtttgaaggttacagtggtaacctggatttctattctgaggaccgaagggtctgaaatttggtcgtaaggttgaacctcagcagaggtgacaggttacgattcagttgagctcgagtctgtcGTAGTTCAAAGAaggttttttgggtttttcgtttgtgtttacgtgagattgggatttctatgaattctattgttttctttaaatgtaatctccagaactaagttatatgctgggattactaccttttgaattgtttgtttttatgtaatctcctgaactaagttatatgcagggattactgtcttttgaattgtttgttttaatgtaatctcttgaactaagttatatgcagggattaccactttttgtattgtttgttttaatgtaaattcctgaactaaactctatgcagggatttatatgatttcttttgtttgttttaatgtgatctcctgaactaaatttctatgcagggattactgattttgcttaattcttattgtgggtacagttgtgggttgtgatatgtagtgattgggaaatgagttgtgaggtcatcattttaacaaatgctttatgttgaagggaagtgagtgtgatttgtcgttgtgatgatatgatataatatgaacttgatgtttggttgtgttttgtggaattaaatattgttgttttaattatctcacgagctgagaaattataagcatgagtgacgtgagtcactttaattgagtttactcatacaggctgaaaagcttaccgagtttgttttgttcattcccggtgcactattctatggtgtaggggtttttgtgcaggtttgattatcgagtgatcattatcaaagctgaggtgtacgttcgatggtgtggacgtggaagggtgctcttagttttaagtcttccgctgggtagtgagttgtggtgggtgtgtttacttattgaattgtcattcagtttgatttgtaaactatctgtaatgtaatatgtgactctaaataacgagtcggtattgacattgtgagttcagtttgtttgttgcttagtttaaatgaaaaattttctatatgtgttttcttgtatttgttctcgcgtttcggatttgaattttctttattcaaaattcggggtgtgacaactGTCCCTAGTAAAATCATGAATTTTGTTAACTGAACTTCTTTTTGCCCCTATAGCAGTAGATTAACTTAGCTTCTTTTGGCCCCCATGGCTATAGATTAGGCATATATTAATAGTATGGGCATGCTAGACTTGCTCTgtgtgagtcaaactcctccaACTGGGCCTCTTTTCCTAACATTAAATTAAATAAGACTAAATGTACTGTTTTCAATacattttctttctatttttgccTCGTATGATCATTTCAGTTCCATAACTTTTCCATACTTCGTCAGAGGTTGTTTTCTCATAATCTTTTTTCCTTCTCATCTAGAGTATACTCTTAATTTTGCATTCTTTTCTAAAGAAAATTTATAGGAAGAGAAACAGAGTGCAGAGGATGGACGGAGACCCCGTTGTTGATATCGGCTGTGAGAGGTGATGTTGTCCGATCTGCTCATTTTTAATGAGATCAAGATATTGTCGGCTGGATGTGAATAAGGACCAAAATTTTGAGATTTAATTTATGAAATTGGTTTTGGAGTGGTGTAATGGAGATTCTGATGAtaacacactttttttttttctgagattTTATTCTTGTTAAGATTAAGTTTACAAATTGAAGATATAGATGGATTTTATCCAAATCAAAGCTCGAAGAGACTAAGAATTAGATGTTTGGGAAAGAAAGATTGATGTGGATTCTAAATTGAAGAAGAATGGATAGAACGGAATAAAGACCATGAGAGAGAGATCTCTCTGAGTTCATGGGTAGAGGAGAGGCAAAAAAGGAAAGATAATTTTTTGCCccctaatatatatattcctgcCTCCGCCACTGGTGTTTCATCTTCCTCTAGTGGTGGTCATGGAGAAGCCCCCTGATGGTGGGGTCAACGATTGGTGCAGTTATTCAACTGGATAAGGCCAGCATTTGGTGGGGTGCGCAGGTGAGGGTTCGCTTGAGTCATAAAATCACAATGCTTTGAATTTGAGTTCTCGCTGTGTGTTTCCACCCTTCTCTGCTTGTAAGTATGGGAAGTTTCGAAGGTTTTTGTACAGTGTGTGGTCTCCTTGAGCATCCAAAATTGGGTTGTTTGAGTCCTCCATGCCCGAAGGAGACTGATGGCACCACTACTGAAGCACCAATCTCAGTtacaaaccctaaccctaatacTAGAGTTTCAAGTTCAAATCTGCAAGTGTCGAGTGCATCGGTTGGAGGTTCCAACTTTAGTGACATCAAAGCGAAAGTCGTCCAGCTCTAATCATTGAAGCAAAACTCGCAATTTTCTCATTACGGTTACTTTATAAATAACCTGGCAATCAAAACTTGCAGTGCATCAATCTTCAACCAGTTACCCTCCCAAAATCTCACATTCTCCCAAATGCCCACCACGACCTTGAtgcaaaaaggaagaaaaacctTGAGAAACATCTTTACGATATGATTCCCTATAACAAATCTTCACGATGACCCCTTAACAAATCTTCACTTCAATACTTACATATGCCCCAAAGAATGCTCTTCCAAGAGATATCTCCACAATCACTTCCCAAGCAAAGACACTAGACCATCACATCCCAACTAATCAAGTGATCTTTCTTCCCATCCTCTCTTCCTTCCCATAGAAAACTTCTCTTCATACTTTCTAGTCTCTATATCGAAAGACTGGTTCATCAATCAGTGGAAACCTTTTACCCAACATGAAAGTAGTTGTTCAACAATTATAACATAAGAACAATAAGACATACTTAGCAACACATCTTGCACAAAGAATACAAAAACCTTACAGATgttaaccaaaatcaaaaaagaaacaaaaacctTAAAGATAAGATCCTAGATCTGCATTTAGACCTATATTACAACCCTATATTACAATTAGAACTTGAGCATTCTGATTATATGGAAGTACATGCCAAACAAAGATCTAATGTTTGAAATCAAAAGCACATAGGCTTATCCACAAGACCAGTTTCCTCAATATGCTGACTGCAGTCATGAATCATGGACCCCATTGCTGTTATACATTCCATAACTTGAAATCCCACTTTTCAACTGCAAAATATTTTCATAGTTGAAACAGCTCTAAGATGTTGCCAAAATATCTTCCAAGAATGTTATCGGGAGAATGAGAATTcacaatgacaaaaaaaaaaaaaaaaaaaaaaagacaagatAGAGAAACAAAAGGTGCACCTTCTCAACAGCATTTGCCATGTCCGACATATCTGGTCTTCCTTTCTTTAACAGTTCAATACGATCCCGCTTAAGGTGATTCTGTGCCTCCGcctgaataaaaaaaataaaaaataaaggaagaaaagtaGTTCCTGAAAACTTTGATACTATGTAGTCATTCCTTCGTATAAATTGAAAGAAGAAACTTTTTAAGATGACTGACATCAACACAGAAATTGTGCAAGAGAGAGTTTTGACATGTAGAGTTCCCACTTTACCCTGGTGACAGCTACTATGTTTTACAGATGTTACAAGCCATTGATCATACAATAAGTGTCACACCTAACTATAACAATAGAGAGAAGTCAAGAGGATATATAATCACAAGTCTCAACATGGTCTCAACATGACAGTGTCTTTAATCTAATTGGCCAATAGAAAAAATTATCTGATCATATGTATGGCCTCACGCAAACAATCTAGCCTCTACACTAAAAACACATAACTATTGAAACCTCAAGAACAGATGCAACATGTGCAAACCAATACAACAAACCAAGACCTTATAACTTATTGTCCCTTACAAATAAATGACAATAAGTCAATAACCATCACCTGACAGCAGTCTTCCAATCTAAAATAGTAGAACTAACGAAAGATCCTTTAAATCCCCAGCAAGGAATTAATCTAACAAAAATTCTTCCAATCTCAAGAAGTTGTACATTCACTTTCTTTTGATTTCAGAAACCCCCCCCCCTCACTTTTCCATGGTGCACACAAATACTGCCCAGCATTAATTATTTTCAATATCCTCACATCCTATTGCATATAGTTTCATCGACTAGTGAAGGGGTGAAAGCCCTGAAGGAGTCGTATACGTTTACCAGCTAGCTTGGTAAAGTTCGTGTTCTCATCCCAAGAAATAAGATTTAATCCCCAATATTGAACAATGGGGGAGAGCTCCTTTCCTGTGCAACAATGGACCTCCATTTGACCACAAGAAAGAGTTAGAACCTAGGAAGCTTGAATACTATATCACAATTTTAAACATCGACAAACACATCCtgatatgaagaaattgatgatgAAATGCTAAAAGCCACGGTCGACGAAGTGCCTCTTTTTTGTAATCAAAGAAGTGCTTGAAATACATATACTACCACAAAATGACCACAAGAAGCCCAATGGGTCTCAAtagaccaaagaaaaaaaaaacttagaccCTAGGATCCATGAACCTTCAACACGATAACACAATTACAAACATCTACATAACCTTGTAGGGAGAAATTGATGATGAATTGCTTAAACATGGTTGAAGATATGTCTCCTTTTAGCAATCAAAGAATAAATACATATATCACCTCCAACCAAAAACTGACCCATTCAATGGACAAAAAAGATAAGAACTTAGTACCTAGGAACCTTGAATACTTAAAAATGTGTTCAATTTCTACCTAACCATCCTGTAAGGAGAAATTGATGATGAAATGCTTAAAACATGGTCGACCAAGTGCATCTTTTTaataatcaaatattaaatacaCATACTATATCATGTCAGTAAATGTTGGAAAATACCCGGAGAAGTAGACAATGCTGTCTCTGCTATCTCTTAAGAAGTTTAAAATGAAGTTTAATTTTGTATATGTGTAGTTGTGTACCTTTTCAAGCATCTCTGTCAAGTACTGGATCTCCTTCTTTGTTGTTCTTGACAGATCGTGAGCAACATCCATTACATTAGTCCTGCATATGAGTCGCTACATGTTTAAACTATGAAGTATAGGATACTAGGCACAGGAgaaattgggggggggggggggggggggggggggggagagagagagagagagagatgtaaaGAACCTATATGGCTTCAAACATGAAAGAGTAAACACAGAGGGCTTAATCATAAAACTTCAGCAACTACCAAACAAAATGTCCACTAGGCGTTGAAACCAaacatttaaaaaaatttaataaccaATTTGTTGAGTAGATTGGTCTCTTCCCTTCTTGTTCATCTGTTTGCATCAGCTTGTGTATTTTTTACTAAGATCCCTTCTATTGAACATGATGTCATACATTATATACAGGACTTATCAATAGAAAGAAAATGAATGTAAACACTGGGCATACACAACTTTTGGAAATTTTGTCCGGCAACCCACACTTATTTACTTTccttctatatttttttttattcttcatgGGAAAGAAGATATTCGGTAAGCATCGGGGTATGTATAGTTCAAGATATAAGAGATACCTacttatttgaaaacaaagGATCCAGACTTTGTTCTTCCACCAGTTGCTCTACAGTATCCATTGCAGTTCCAACCTGCAAGCAGAAAGAGGCTTGATATCACAGGATGCAAATATAACTTTTAGAACTCTGTTATGTATATTGCTAAATTAGAACCAAGATGAACTTAACTAATAGTTAAGTTAAAAAGAAAGATCACTGCATCAGTAATTTTTGTAGTAGTTCAATTGGTACCATATACAAATCATCCTCTAGATCTTATTTCAACTAGAATACAAACATTTTGAAACTATTATTTTTCAGATGTTCCAAAAAACACAGGAAAACCTACATAagttagtttttatttatttatttattttattcaaacataagtAGTGCAATGATATAAATTAGCATTATTATCACCAAGGAATAATTAGGTGCATACCTGTGTTTCGAGACATATATGCTGAAACTCGTCCTGTAAAATTACAAAGACAAATTGTTCAGAAATTCAGGTTACAGTGTTATAGAAAGTGCATCATAGTGAAAAAGTTACATTGGAAAGTATCATCTGTCAATCTGTCATTAACAGTGTGATTGAGATTGCAACCCACGAAAGAATCAAATCTCCAGACAGTAAGATCCATGAAGTAGAATGATGGTACAATAAAACCGAGAATAAAAGGTGTGTTTCAGAAAGGTCAATGGTCTCAAATTTTCCATTCTGTTAACAGTTGTCAACAAAGTAAAACAATTTGCTAGAAATGTAACAATTAGTAAGGAAATCATCAAACTATGCTATCTAACAAATAAAATTGGTCTTGATAAAAACCCCCCAAATGCATTTCGCTGCTACCACATCATTAGTTGTTCTAAGAAAACATTCTTaagaaatcaaaagaaaaacgGTAATTGGATCGAAAAGTAGTACCTCTACATTCCCATGCAAAGAACTCATGACCTGAAAATAAGCATACCACACAATCCACTTGCAGCATTAGTTCAAGTTTcccttgttaaaaaaaaaaagagaaataaacGAAATGCCTAGGTTGGTAGTTGAacaacatcatatatatatatataatataatatatcaaGTGTACCTGAGTAAAGAGCCTGTGAAGACGTTCATGCTCAGCAGCTGTGAAACTCGGCAGCGCTTCACAGAATTCCTTtcgttttcaaaaaaaaaaaaaaatttcaaagtcAGTTCATGGAATCTATAGGAAATTAGCGAATAAAACTGAAAAAATCTAGAAAAGAATGAAATGGGTATTTCAGAAGGGGACCTGAAAAGAGCAGGGAGCGAGCAGAGAACGTATGGCGAGGTTGAAGGACTTGTTCAAGTCCCTTTGCCTCGTCCCCATCGCGCCGATTCTTCTGATTTTTGAATCACAATAACAGAGAATAAGGCACACACTTAGCGGTCGGGTTTAAAATGTTCAGTCAAGTTTTCGATATGCCCAAAGTACCCTTATTCAGAGTTTCAATTTACATCATGTCATGGCCCCCCtccccactttttttttttttttttttttttttttttaaagaatacCCCACTATATAGGTTAGAACACTATCTGGCTTTCAAGAGTGTCTTATTCTATGGTCTTGTTTGCTCTGATCATTCATGAATTTTATGCCTCTTTACTTTTGTGTATTTGAACTGTGTACTCTCTTCTAAGTTGTGCCGTGCCTAGTGTATATGAGATGGAAAGAGACGACCGTTAGTTGTAAAAGTATAGTCCAACTACATTTCCAAGAACCCTGGGGTTGGCCAAGTCTTTGCTTTCATTAGGCTTAGTGATGGAGTTAGCCATGTTCTATATATGGGTCtcaatttaaatcaagaaaagtGGGGGACTTCATTCCTTGATTGTTGAAGTGATTTTAAGTTTTGTGTTTCTTTTAAGTTTCATGAAATTTTACTTATCAGATGAACTTAACCCCCATTGTTGTTGTAGTTTTCTGTTTTGAATTCTGTAGCTCTAAAGGAAGTGTTTACTAATGGGAAGATAGGAATCTATATAACAAGCTAGCACTTCATTTGGTAGAATGAATTCAGATATTGCAGTTAGATGGGACCGATTACACACATTTAACGGATTCTAACTAGCACAAACCCTAAATCTCATGTCAAATTTAAGGCAGTCCAGCTTTGCTTTTTGCTTTTTCTCAAATCCAATGGCCTTTGGATTTGTCTGTCAAGTTTGAGCTCCATAGAAGCTCCTAATTATGATCATCCGAAGTTCAGAACCAAGGCTTTGCTTGTGAGCTCTGCCTTTGACTAGTCAGGTTGAATTTTCGTTTCTTCTTTTGAGTAACTGACATCAAACATTTTTACTTAGAGTGACTTTTTATATTGGTGTGTAAAATTCGCTTCCTATTTATACACTATAAATTGGAACTTTAGCTTTGATTCTAAACTGCTGTATATGCACTTTGTGAGGGGTTCTTTGTTGGTTAAAAAAATCTGTCTTTTTGTATTGTGAAACAACTGGTTAAAATGGGAACTTATCCTTCTTCCAAAGCTAGTTATTAATGTTGTATCTATGGTTTGGACTATATGTCTTGCTACCCAAACTTCGGTACCTTAAATCTTATGTATGGTGGTTGAACTCTGACTGGTATAGTTTATTGGCTGAAGAGAATTTTTGCAGGTGATTGTTATTCATTATAGTGGCATTAATCATGTTTCTGGAGATATCATgtactttctttgttttttgtttgtttttttttttttgttctggcTTTGATTTTGTGGTGGTTGTGCTAGTGTGGTCTATTGTGTGATGTGGCTTTTCTGTTTTGATCTGATATATTATGTTCTTACAGTTAGGAACTGTTAATTCAGGTTTGTTACAAAAAGTCAATGACTTTCTACTTGTGAACCAGTTGATTATGAGGATTTGAGAATTGCTATTGGAATGGAACTGCTGCTGGGAGAAACAAAATTAGATTTGGTGACAATACTGATGCCACAATATATGGTGTTGAAGAAAGTAGACATACTGGATTGAGGACTTTGTATGTGTTGAGGCCAATGGGCTATGAGTCACAGCCTCTATAACTCTGAGAATCCAGTAAAAGAAACGATGTAGAAAAAGGCTTTCTCCTGGGTTTAATTCTATTCCCACTGACTTTGGGGAATTTATACCCTAATTGAGAAAGGAGATGGAGATAAAAGAATTTTTTGAGCTTTTGTTTGGTATGCTGGAATACTATTGATTGAGCATATATACAATtcattatttcttttgttttactaATTGGTATTGTTTATATTATTTCCTTTTACAGCCCTTAAGATCCAGGTAAGAGAAGAGTTCCAAACCTTTATGCCTGTGTACAAGTGCTGCGTACACGTTCTGGCGGAAAGCATGCGCAGTACATCAACAAATACCTACTTGCATATATGTGTTGCAAAGCTTAATATCAGTAGTGCAAAGTGAGGATATCCTTGCATGTAAtgattgttttgtgtttttagtacaatttctgattttgaaaCTACAGTGATCTGACTTTGGATGTATGTTTTAGGTTTCAGTTATTATCTGCAGCTTATTCATGTCTACTTAACAAATTCCAGGAATTAGCATATTAGTGCAACTTAAAGGCTCACCGACTCCAGATCAGCTGAAGATGCGGGTATCACCTTCTACTTTAACAGCCATTAGTCTATTATtttacaacaacaacaacaaaaaaaaggaaatgtATACGAGAAGAGTAGTCTTAAGATCATACGACAAGCCTCAATAATTATTATCATAATGTACAATGAAATAAGTTTGACAACAATATAAGGAATTGTAGCTTTTGCTTGTCTTCACTGTCACCTGTCACCTCTACCTTGCTGAACTTGCATGCTTCTCTGCTGCTTTGCTATCTTTCTGTATTCTATGAACATATATAGGCAGACGAATGGTCATATATATCTCATTTAGCAAGACGTCCTCTGTGATATTGTCCTTTATGCTTTGCATTATCTTGTCGTGGGTATTGATGTCATTTGGAGCCGATTTATCAGTCCTAGTCCGCATATAGACCCATTCTTTTGTCTCAGAATCCCAAGAACACTCTATTATTTTTCCGGAATAAAAAGATTCCACACTATCCCTAAACGTAATCCTATATCCTTCCATTAGTTTCTTCTTTCCTTGTTCATACAGAAAAATAAGCTGTTGCCGGCCATCACCACTTACCTCAAATAGAAAATCAATAGAGTTCATAGCAGGATATTTCCACTTTAGAAGGCCTTCATCTGCTCCCTGAACGTATGGATCATCCCAACCCTGAAAGATCACACCATCTGCATCATGTGAAAGCTTTGGAATGAAGTCCTTCAGAAGCTTTTCAACCGTAGAGAGCAACCAAAAGCCCTTCCTCCTCACCGTGAATGGTTCCAAGTCATATCTGTAGTTGGGATTATTCCTACTTTGGTAAACTCGACGCTGCTCATTCCGAGGCTGAATTACTTCTTCCTCAATCATCTTCCACCGCTCATGAAAAGGCAATTTTACCACAGGACGGTTGTTGATTGCCATCATGTCATAAATTAggtatcttctcttcttcttctgtgaaCCTGGCTCAGTATCAATCACCATCTCCCCGTCTAGTAACGTATAGTGGTGAGTACTAGTACCATTCTCAGCTAAACCATTTGTGTGTTTGCAAGGAAACCTCATTTGAACTCTCCTAAAATTGAATTTTCTATCAATCAAGTAACACCCGTCCTTAGTAATTAACATCATGTATCGTGTTCCATCAGCTTTCCATGTAGCATAATAATACCTCTGCTTCAACAGCTGTAGCTTTTCTCTGCTAAGAGAAACTGGGTGTGACCCTGGGAATGCCGAGCTTATATTCTTACAACGCGTATTAAGACTTTGGCAGCAGAACAGCCGCATCTCCTCTTGCTGCTCAGGAGGTATCTCATCACCCAAGATATCATCATTTGTCATTATATCTGTATCCATATCCTCATGCAAAGGACCTGCTAAACCTTGATGATCATCGTCGTCGTCTGGAACAAATCCTGAAGACCTCTTCCAATCTGGAGTAGGCGGCCAAACAATTTCTGCAGGCTTCCTTTCATGGTAGAATGAGTATAGAGCATCAATGTAGTCGGGTTTATATATTCCCGGAGGGCGCGCTTTAGCAAATGTTTGTATTGCTTCAGTGACTGTATGCATCGGTAGCATGCGCATTAAGTAATGTATGATCATATACCCTGTTCGATTGTGTCCATGTGTACAATGCACAAGGATATACTTCTTAGGGTACATCTGTTTGAATCGTATGACCTCGTATACAAACCTATTCACGGAAAGGTTGTCGGGTACAGAATCTCGCCCCTTGCATGGAATTTTGACATGCCTAATACCCTCTTTCTCCAAATCCGAGGTTGGATAGTAACGAGATTTGAATGTGTTGGTCAAATCGATCACCAAACCGAGTTTTCTTTTCAGGTGTCTCTGTTTCTGAATGACTTGCTTGAGTGAGTATCTTTTACCAGGAGGAACATAATGATTGTAGGACTCACCTAGTGGCACTTTAGAAGGTATCATGCAATATATCTCTTGACCAAACGATGGGCAATCCAACCACCCAGAGGGGAGTTTAGATGTGTCATAAGACCTGACAAAATGTTTTGGTTGAACTCGAGACGAATCATATGAAGGAGGCGGTTGAGATGTCGATGTTTGCATCTGCATTAGTACTGATCTGTGATCATCTGAGCATTGTTCTAGTCTCATTCGCTTATGTCTCTCTTGGTTCTCGCTGTGTGCTATATCTACACCGAATAGCATTTGTTCAAGGTTTGGTGCCGCCGTGGAATATTGTTCTGCAGGACCTTGCAAAgtcttcttatcttcttcttcaggtAATGGTAACAAATTCAAGTCGAAGTCCATAGCAACCATCATCTTGCAATACTAGACAATTGATGTGAATGGATCTATATATCTGTTGTCTGGAATGGATTTGCAAGAATGCGGCATCTCTATTTATAGTCATACAATTGCGTACAACAAACAAAGTCATTAAACAATTAGGACAAACGTTTACTAATCTTATTTGGCCGGCGTTGACAAACTCAATTCCTCTTTCTCCTAGGATTCACTTTTTCAACTAATGGGGTTGTATTCGATTAGGAGACTATAAAGATTGTTTATATATTCAAAGTCTATGGGTAATCAACTACGATTTTTAAGACTCTTTTAAAAATCTTGTTGCATTATGACTTGAAAATACAATACATAATCAAAGGTCGATGTACTCCCATCTTCAATAATATGGTTGGCGGCCAATGCCGGTTTGGGGTTGTACATCAACAACAAACCCAACAATACCACAGCAGCCATTGCCGATTTCTTCAAATTTTCACACAGTCTCTCGATATAGTTAGGGTTTGCTAGCTGCTGATACCGACCATTTATCTTTGCTAAGTAGTGGCACTGTTAGAGTAATTATTGGttgattctcaattaatcataattGATAATCAATTCCTTAATTACCTCTCTGGTTTATTGTCATATGAAACTCCCAGACTTGTAATTCCCATGATTGTACttaactcccataactcccatgattgtactTAACTCCCAGATTTttaactcccatgattgtactTAGACATAGATTAGTCTAGGTTCACCTTTATTATCATAATCAACCCTATAAAGAGGGCCATGATTTTGTACATGAGACGAGTTGAATAGAAATCTCATTACCATTTCAACAGGTTCTGgttctggttctggttcttggACAAGAAGCAATGGAGTTTACCGTCCTTGAATTTAGGAGCGAGGATCAGCACAAAGCGTACTTGCGCTGCTGAATGTAATCAGTTTGGCGGGAAGAGGTGGATGCAAGTAATTTCCCCATACTCGGCTTAAGAGATAGATGGCAGAACTGCAGCACTGCATCCATGTTCAGCAAAAGTTTTTATTGCTCGAATGACTGTAGGCATTGGTAATGTGTGCATCAAGTAATGTATCTTGTGATTGTGTCAAGAGTACAATGGACAAGGATTGAATTGTTCGACCTTTTATACAAACCGATTCATGCAAGGGTTGTCGGATAGAGAACACCGCCCCTTGCACGGATTCTTAATATGCAACCTTCTTCTCCAAATCAGATGTTAGATAGTAATAGATGAGATGTGTTCGATGTTTTTTTCCGGAGTCCCTAAGTTTTCTTCCCAAGAGTCTAAGGTGAGAAAATTTAGACCAGGATCCAAGGTGAAAACAGTCTGGTCGAAACATAACGAAAAGTATAAGAGTTCCAATACATGAAATTGTGAGTCTCAAGTACTGTTGACCAGATCACCAAAGCTCATTATTATTGTCACATCAATGATTGGCTAAACATACATATATGGAATATGTATTAACATccaaaagataaaaaataaaaaataaaaaaataaaaatgagctACACAGTCGAAATGACAACTACAAAACTTACGGTGTGAATAGAGGAACCAAAAAGTAATAAGAAAGAGGCA encodes the following:
- the LOC133707300 gene encoding uncharacterized protein LOC133707300 translates to MMVAMDFDLNLLPLPEEEDKKTLQGPAEQYSTAAPNLEQMLFGVDIAHSENQERHKRMRLEQCSDDHRSVLMQMQTSTSQPPPSYDSSRVQPKHFVRSYDTSKLPSGWLDCPSFGQEIYCMIPSKVPLGESYNHYVPPGKRYSLKQVIQKQRHLKRKLGLVIDLTNTFKSRYYPTSDLEKEGIRHVKIPCKGRDSVPDNLSVNRFVYEVIRFKQMYPKKYILVHCTHGHNRTGYMIIHYLMRMLPMHTVTEAIQTFAKARPPGIYKPDYIDALYSFYHERKPAEIVWPPTPDWKRSSGFVPDDDDDHQGLAGPLHEDMDTDIMTNDDILGDEIPPEQQEEMRLFCCQSLNTRCKNISSAFPGSHPVSLSREKLQLLKQRYYYATWKADGTRYMMLITKDGCYLIDRKFNFRRVQMRFPCKHTNGLAENGTSTHHYTLLDGEMVIDTEPGSQKKKRRYLIYDMMAINNRPVVKLPFHERWKMIEEEVIQPRNEQRRVYQSRNNPNYRYDLEPFTVRRKGFWLLSTVEKLLKDFIPKLSHDADGVIFQGWDDPYVQGADEGLLKWKYPAMNSIDFLFEVSGDGRQQLIFLYEQGKKKLMEGYRITFRDSVESFYSGKIIECSWDSETKEWVYMRTRTDKSAPNDINTHDKIMQSIKDNITEDVLLNEIYMTIRLPIYVHRIQKDSKAAEKHASSAR
- the LOC133745129 gene encoding uncharacterized protein LOC133745129 → MGTRQRDLNKSFNLAIRSLLAPCSFQEFCEALPSFTAAEHERLHRLFTQVMSSLHGNVEDEFQHICLETQVGTAMDTVEQLVEEQSLDPLFSNKTNVMDVAHDLSRTTKKEIQYLTEMLEKAEAQNHLKRDRIELLKKGRPDMSDMANAVEKLKSGISSYGMYNSNGVHDS